In the Polyangiaceae bacterium genome, one interval contains:
- a CDS encoding kelch repeat-containing protein encodes MARYATREIGMGGVTSVRWVLSTLVGIAFAAACSSSAGEGPTPGTEPQPTLTLAATIAKADSRLSAALAPRAERDGFQREAAGFSSPGLRAAQEKKWTELGAFVGASATEPYSVGISTFPALRLTVTRRRAGERADVLGAKPVGADLDSGTLVYREAYGDGVDAIVTASPSSFEELILFREATAHMRLEWTIELPSGIARGAMQPDGTLWFIDARGHMVLAVPKPFAVDSAGVRRDARLEWDDAAGVMAVSLDATDLTFPVLLDPAFDTTTWKQVGPVLPPGARVSHGMAADRARNQVVIFGGESNAGPLGDTVVWSPNHWSTLSPVHAPSARSSHAMVFDGARNEVVLFGGFGSGLKADTWTWDGSDWTNETPSTSPPARRAHAMAYDAARGKVVLFGGFGSAELGDTWTWDGSTWKQESPSSSPPARYEAAMAYDDVHGNVVLFGGVNQNAQPTNDTWIWNGSTWTDVSASAGTPPKARKRHSLAFDPSSGMVSLFGGSDDVDVRLGDTWSWNGSTWKAETPAPAPSVRELHAMAVDPAGGGVLLYGGGNGSALDETWTWKDAKWSTPQNPTPRAQTPMAFHQKEGQGVLYGADFWLRTDTWSQQSAAPLPPARLSPTMAYDAAHEQVVLFGGQTASLTFFDDTWLWNGVGWTEVVPAAKPGLRIGQAMAYDTAHSQVVLFGGRETSGTHLTDTWSWNGANWKQESPSTSPSARWFHAVAYDAARAEVVLFGGEFGIPLNDTWTWNGSTWTQKSPAASPGARAYHTMAYDLVRQRVVLFGGRNVGELGDTWSWDGTTWTQESPAASPSPRWRHAMAYDATRKQTVLFGGSGPVTTPGSSAALGDTWTLLSTAGGACTSTIECATGTCVDGVCCNTPCTGQCEACNLATSPGVCSPATGAPVGTRPACSSGGANVCAGKQCDGIDRTTCAALVGASVSCRAASCSNSVATVPASCDGAGQCPALSTVACTPYACNGAACGTTCANDTQCALGFVCNLSSSSCVPQPDAGTKDGAANDGSAGSGADAGTLDGGTAGGGGVAGDAGSAAAAGAGAQAGTSAGGSTASGGSGGFAAAADASPDAATSGGASEDGGCDCSTAPRGSSRHVAWLGLVLFAFARRRRRGVLSAERCGRPS; translated from the coding sequence TTGGCTCGGTATGCGACGCGGGAGATCGGGATGGGTGGCGTGACGAGTGTGCGATGGGTGCTCTCGACCTTGGTGGGGATCGCGTTCGCGGCGGCGTGCAGTTCGTCGGCGGGCGAAGGGCCGACGCCGGGCACGGAGCCGCAGCCGACGTTGACCTTGGCAGCGACGATCGCCAAGGCAGACTCGCGGCTTTCGGCTGCGCTTGCGCCCCGCGCGGAACGAGACGGCTTTCAAAGGGAAGCCGCAGGTTTCTCGTCGCCAGGCCTGCGGGCAGCCCAGGAGAAGAAGTGGACCGAGCTCGGCGCCTTCGTCGGGGCGAGCGCCACGGAGCCCTACAGCGTGGGGATCAGTACCTTTCCGGCCCTGCGCCTCACGGTGACTCGGCGCAGAGCGGGTGAGCGCGCCGATGTGTTGGGAGCAAAGCCCGTCGGTGCGGATCTCGACTCGGGAACTCTGGTGTACCGCGAGGCATACGGCGACGGGGTGGACGCTATCGTGACCGCATCCCCGTCGTCCTTCGAAGAGCTGATTCTCTTCCGTGAAGCCACGGCGCACATGCGCCTCGAATGGACCATCGAGCTGCCGAGCGGGATTGCTCGCGGCGCGATGCAGCCCGATGGCACGCTGTGGTTCATCGACGCCAGGGGGCACATGGTACTCGCCGTGCCGAAGCCCTTCGCCGTCGACAGCGCGGGAGTGCGTCGAGACGCGAGGCTCGAGTGGGACGACGCCGCTGGCGTGATGGCCGTGTCCCTCGATGCCACGGATCTCACGTTCCCCGTGTTGCTCGATCCAGCCTTCGACACCACGACCTGGAAGCAAGTCGGGCCTGTGTTGCCGCCCGGCGCGCGAGTGAGCCACGGCATGGCGGCGGACCGCGCACGCAACCAAGTCGTGATCTTCGGTGGGGAATCCAACGCGGGGCCGCTGGGCGACACGGTGGTGTGGAGTCCCAACCACTGGTCGACCTTGTCGCCCGTACACGCACCGTCGGCACGAAGCTCCCACGCCATGGTCTTCGATGGGGCGCGCAACGAAGTCGTGCTCTTCGGCGGTTTTGGCAGTGGCTTGAAGGCGGACACCTGGACCTGGGATGGCAGTGACTGGACCAATGAAACGCCGTCCACGTCTCCGCCGGCGCGGAGAGCCCACGCGATGGCCTACGACGCCGCCCGTGGCAAGGTCGTACTCTTCGGGGGCTTCGGCAGCGCCGAGCTGGGGGACACCTGGACTTGGGACGGTTCCACTTGGAAGCAAGAATCCCCGTCCAGCTCACCACCGGCTCGCTATGAAGCCGCGATGGCGTACGACGATGTGCATGGCAACGTCGTGCTCTTCGGCGGGGTGAATCAGAACGCGCAGCCCACGAACGATACCTGGATCTGGAACGGTTCCACGTGGACCGATGTTTCCGCGAGTGCCGGCACGCCGCCCAAGGCGCGCAAGCGACACTCCCTAGCCTTCGATCCTTCCAGCGGAATGGTCAGCCTCTTCGGCGGCAGCGACGACGTCGATGTGCGGCTTGGCGACACCTGGTCCTGGAACGGATCGACCTGGAAGGCCGAAACGCCAGCTCCTGCACCGAGCGTGCGAGAGCTTCACGCGATGGCGGTGGATCCCGCAGGCGGGGGAGTGCTTCTCTACGGTGGAGGCAACGGTTCCGCGTTGGATGAAACCTGGACTTGGAAAGACGCCAAGTGGTCCACTCCCCAAAACCCAACGCCACGCGCCCAAACGCCCATGGCGTTCCACCAGAAGGAAGGGCAGGGCGTGCTCTACGGCGCTGACTTTTGGCTGAGGACGGACACGTGGTCGCAGCAGAGTGCCGCGCCCCTGCCACCCGCGCGCCTTTCGCCGACGATGGCCTACGACGCAGCACACGAACAAGTCGTCCTTTTCGGTGGGCAAACCGCAAGCCTCACGTTTTTCGACGACACGTGGCTGTGGAACGGTGTCGGCTGGACCGAGGTTGTTCCCGCCGCAAAGCCCGGCCTGCGCATCGGTCAGGCGATGGCATACGACACAGCGCACAGTCAGGTCGTGTTGTTCGGCGGGCGCGAGACTTCCGGCACCCATCTCACGGACACCTGGAGTTGGAACGGAGCCAACTGGAAGCAAGAGAGTCCATCGACGTCGCCGTCCGCACGCTGGTTTCACGCGGTCGCCTACGACGCCGCTCGCGCTGAGGTCGTGTTGTTCGGCGGCGAGTTCGGGATCCCGCTCAACGACACCTGGACGTGGAACGGATCGACTTGGACCCAAAAATCGCCCGCAGCTTCCCCTGGTGCGCGCGCCTACCACACGATGGCCTACGACCTGGTGCGCCAACGAGTCGTGTTGTTTGGTGGTCGGAACGTCGGCGAACTCGGCGACACCTGGAGCTGGGATGGCACGACCTGGACGCAAGAGAGTCCGGCGGCCTCGCCCAGCCCACGTTGGCGACACGCGATGGCCTACGACGCCACTCGCAAGCAGACCGTGCTCTTCGGTGGCAGCGGCCCAGTCACGACACCCGGCTCGAGCGCGGCACTCGGAGACACGTGGACGTTGCTGTCGACCGCGGGAGGCGCCTGCACGTCGACGATCGAGTGCGCGACGGGCACTTGCGTCGATGGCGTCTGCTGCAACACGCCGTGCACGGGGCAGTGTGAAGCGTGCAATCTGGCCACATCGCCCGGGGTATGCTCGCCCGCCACGGGCGCACCCGTGGGTACTCGTCCGGCGTGCAGCTCCGGTGGAGCCAACGTGTGCGCGGGCAAGCAGTGCGATGGCATCGACCGAACCACGTGTGCAGCGCTCGTCGGCGCGTCCGTTTCTTGCCGCGCCGCTTCTTGCAGCAACTCCGTGGCCACGGTTCCCGCATCCTGTGACGGCGCGGGTCAATGCCCCGCTCTCTCCACAGTCGCCTGCACGCCCTACGCGTGCAACGGCGCCGCCTGCGGCACCACCTGCGCGAACGACACGCAGTGCGCTCTCGGCTTCGTGTGCAACCTGAGTTCATCCAGCTGCGTTCCACAGCCCGACGCAGGCACGAAGGACGGCGCCGCGAACGACGGCAGCGCCGGCTCAGGCGCTGACGCGGGCACTCTCGATGGCGGCACGGCGGGCGGCGGGGGCGTTGCCGGGGACGCCGGTTCGGCTGCTGCCGCGGGCGCCGGTGCGCAGGCGGGCACCTCTGCGGGGGGTAGCACCGCTTCGGGAGGCAGCGGCGGCTTCGCAGCAGCGGCGGACGCGTCCCCCGACGCCGCGACGTCTGGCGGAGCAAGCGAGGACGGTGGCTGCGACTGCTCGACCGCGCCACGGGGATCGTCGCGCCACGTTGCTTGGCTCGGCCTCGTGCTGTTCGCGTTCGCGCGTCGCCGACGGCGTGGCGTTCTCAGCGCGGAGCGATGTGGTCGCCCTTCTTGA
- a CDS encoding peptidoglycan DD-metalloendopeptidase family protein — translation MTVYGCAPAVAEPPQAPQCPSCEAAAAPTAPPSAPASKLALPANVASFEQLLERLEKRECDAIFASFNHTMQKALGADKTTQICTDLSKAAPFTQFVLTKQSGASAEFLVTHKGDGKLEASLTLDEAGKIAGLWFRPPAPPPAPVKKTTTALRLPFEGEWMVVWGGDNLADNKHITHKNQQRAADLIVMDETGKSHAGDGKQNKDYFAYGKKVLAAGDGVVVTVVDGVPDNPPGVMNQYAAVGNAVVLKHSDTEFSVYAHLQPGSIRVKPKMRVKAGQLLGLCGNSGNTSEPHIHFHLQDRADLATGMGLEPVFVRVKLEREGTAPSKKSEGTDAEAYLFKKGDHIAPR, via the coding sequence ATGACTGTTTACGGCTGCGCGCCCGCCGTCGCCGAGCCACCGCAGGCGCCTCAGTGCCCCAGCTGTGAAGCCGCCGCCGCCCCAACGGCGCCGCCTAGCGCGCCCGCCAGCAAGCTCGCCTTGCCGGCGAACGTTGCAAGCTTCGAGCAGCTCCTCGAACGTCTGGAGAAGCGCGAGTGCGACGCCATCTTCGCCTCATTCAACCACACCATGCAAAAGGCGCTCGGGGCCGACAAGACGACCCAGATCTGCACCGACTTGTCCAAGGCCGCGCCCTTCACGCAGTTCGTATTGACGAAGCAGTCCGGTGCCTCGGCAGAGTTCCTCGTCACCCACAAAGGCGATGGCAAGCTGGAGGCGAGTTTGACCTTGGACGAAGCGGGCAAGATCGCCGGCCTCTGGTTTCGTCCGCCGGCGCCGCCCCCAGCGCCCGTCAAAAAGACTACGACCGCCTTGCGATTGCCCTTCGAAGGCGAGTGGATGGTCGTCTGGGGCGGCGACAACCTGGCCGACAACAAGCACATCACCCACAAGAACCAGCAGCGTGCTGCTGACCTGATCGTGATGGACGAGACGGGCAAGTCCCACGCGGGAGATGGCAAGCAGAACAAGGACTACTTTGCCTATGGCAAGAAGGTACTGGCCGCGGGAGATGGCGTCGTCGTGACCGTCGTCGACGGTGTGCCCGACAACCCGCCCGGCGTGATGAACCAATACGCAGCCGTCGGGAACGCGGTGGTCCTGAAGCACTCGGACACGGAGTTCTCGGTCTATGCGCATCTGCAACCGGGGAGCATTCGCGTGAAGCCCAAGATGCGGGTGAAAGCCGGTCAGCTCCTCGGACTATGCGGCAACAGCGGCAACACCAGCGAACCGCACATTCACTTTCACCTGCAGGATCGTGCCGATCTCGCTACCGGCATGGGCCTGGAACCGGTGTTCGTCAGGGTGAAGCTCGAGCGCGAAGGCACAGCGCCTTCAAAGAAGAGCGAGGGGACCGACGCCGAGGCCTACCTCTTCAAGAAGGGCGACCACATCGCTCCGCGCTGA
- a CDS encoding sigma 54-interacting transcriptional regulator has product MPERTLTEHGYSPPSHRSRPPPKVGALIVESPGFEGLKPVVVDRAVTLGRDDSANIVVNDAGVSRVHLQLEPRGGGLWVTDLGSRNGTFLNGERLEGNGRQAEVGGVIRMGRTVLVLANVAPYAADRAPGLAGLLGGAALDDARFRIVSVAPTKSPVLVLGDTGTGKEVIANLLHEHSGRKGPFVALNCAALPPDLVDAELFGHAKGAFSGAGAARAGQFRAADGGTLFLDEIGEMPMAVQAKLLRALETEEVRAIGSDQPVRVDVRIVAATNRDIDAQVEAESFRADLMHRLSGFRIVLPPLRERREDVAILARNFLAPLGAKLSPAALEKLALHSWPGNVRELRNAASAAGHLALQAGEPEISPDTIASVISREVSEPTQRESEGDRERRAVMEALTAADGDVAVAAQRLGTSRSVLYETLRRLNLEARSFRKR; this is encoded by the coding sequence GTGCCGGAGCGCACCCTCACCGAGCACGGGTACTCCCCGCCCAGTCACCGCAGCCGCCCGCCCCCCAAGGTCGGCGCGCTCATCGTGGAGAGTCCGGGCTTCGAAGGGCTCAAGCCCGTTGTCGTCGACCGCGCCGTGACCCTCGGGCGCGACGATAGCGCGAACATCGTCGTCAACGATGCGGGCGTATCCCGGGTCCACCTGCAGCTCGAACCGCGAGGTGGCGGACTGTGGGTCACCGATCTCGGCAGCCGCAACGGAACCTTCTTGAACGGCGAGCGTCTGGAGGGAAACGGGCGGCAGGCAGAGGTCGGAGGCGTCATTCGCATGGGCCGTACGGTACTGGTTCTCGCGAACGTCGCGCCCTACGCGGCGGACCGCGCACCTGGGCTCGCTGGCCTCTTGGGCGGCGCCGCTCTCGATGACGCGCGTTTCCGCATCGTCTCCGTAGCGCCGACCAAGTCTCCGGTGCTCGTCTTGGGCGATACGGGTACGGGCAAAGAGGTCATCGCAAATCTGCTACATGAGCACAGCGGTCGCAAAGGTCCCTTCGTGGCTCTCAACTGTGCGGCGTTGCCACCAGATTTGGTCGACGCCGAGCTTTTTGGTCATGCCAAGGGGGCCTTTTCCGGCGCAGGTGCGGCGCGCGCCGGGCAGTTCCGCGCCGCCGATGGCGGCACGCTGTTCCTGGACGAGATCGGTGAGATGCCCATGGCGGTACAAGCCAAGCTGCTGCGAGCCTTGGAAACCGAAGAAGTCCGCGCGATCGGTAGTGACCAACCAGTGCGGGTCGACGTCCGAATCGTCGCAGCGACCAATCGCGACATCGATGCCCAAGTCGAAGCCGAGTCCTTTCGTGCGGACTTGATGCACAGGCTTTCCGGCTTTCGCATCGTGCTCCCGCCCTTGCGCGAGCGGCGCGAGGACGTCGCGATTCTGGCGCGCAATTTCCTGGCGCCTCTGGGGGCAAAGCTCTCCCCAGCGGCACTGGAAAAGCTCGCGCTGCATTCGTGGCCCGGCAACGTCCGCGAGCTCCGCAATGCGGCGTCCGCCGCGGGTCACCTGGCACTGCAGGCGGGCGAACCGGAAATCAGCCCGGACACCATCGCCAGCGTCATCTCCCGGGAGGTGTCCGAGCCAACCCAGAGAGAGTCCGAGGGCGATCGCGAGCGGCGCGCGGTGATGGAAGCGCTCACCGCGGCAGACGGTGACGTGGCGGTTGCCGCCCAGCGCCTGGGGACGAGCCGCTCGGTCTTGTACGAAACCCTGCGTCGACTGAATCTCGAAGCTCGCAGCTTTCGCAAGCGGTGA
- a CDS encoding peptidylprolyl isomerase produces MSIALRSLLRNAPSLALVLSACGGSAPPPEPSAPAAIASPEEKCLADAAAAAEPRADAPEQISVSHILVRHKDLKRDQGATRTRGQACLRAQEARDKLLAGEEWAEVSQAYSDGAGATNGDLGTVRRDDLDATFAAVAFSLAPGELSHVVETERGFHVIARTE; encoded by the coding sequence ATGTCCATCGCATTGCGCTCCCTTTTGAGAAACGCGCCCAGTCTCGCCCTGGTGCTTTCGGCCTGTGGGGGCTCCGCCCCGCCGCCGGAGCCGAGCGCTCCCGCTGCGATAGCGTCACCTGAGGAGAAGTGCTTGGCTGACGCGGCCGCAGCGGCTGAGCCGCGGGCCGATGCGCCAGAGCAGATCTCGGTGTCGCACATTCTCGTGCGTCACAAGGACTTGAAGCGGGACCAGGGCGCCACGCGGACTCGTGGACAGGCCTGCCTCCGAGCGCAGGAGGCGCGCGACAAGCTACTGGCAGGTGAGGAGTGGGCGGAGGTGTCCCAGGCCTATAGCGATGGCGCGGGCGCGACGAACGGCGATCTTGGCACCGTTCGCCGAGACGATCTCGACGCGACCTTCGCCGCCGTGGCTTTCTCCCTGGCGCCCGGTGAACTCAGCCACGTGGTCGAGACGGAGCGCGGCTTCCACGTGATCGCGCGCACCGAATAG
- a CDS encoding beta-propeller domain-containing protein, protein MTKLLRAAALCLLPLLSACSSCSRSKTEPGTSGDSGTTHLQTAVNRETKKQLTAFKDQADLDGFIRDLREARQRDQMPRGKGGMEPAPAAAAPMEESAADKAESSEGESVTNVQHAGVDEGGIVKLHQGHLIVLRRGRLFTIRIDDGALTPVSEINAFGPDTSPRGAWYDEMLVSGSTIVVVGYSYQRGGTELGIFDMAGDGKLSYRATYHLRSNDYYSSRNYASRLIGNKLIFYSPLYLHLDERRVNDSFPALRRWRAGATPADFKRIVTPQRIYRPLIASSFLALHTVTTCDLGARELDCTATSVMGPAGRVFYVSPSAVYVWMTHWERDAQGRAPRSLVYRMPLDGAAPSALHVKGTPIDQMSFLEGEGHLNVVVRADGGGEAMWRSEVKSGDMALLRVPLTSFGPGEEEAPSESYATLPRPLGYAMQNRFVGDYVLYGTGTTWGRPRPAQDSNIYAYRYAGGGPTAALPLPHGVDRIEALGRDAVAVGSDGSDLYFTPVVLGDTPALRPAYKRTGASQGETRSHGFFYKPQGDGEGLLGLPIVGGSRPGHRQLREGSASILFLKNVGLSFSELGTLEARPGVGQNDGCQASCVDWYGNARPLFFQNRIVALLGYELVEGTLDDAKLFEKRRTSFAPEGNVIAR, encoded by the coding sequence ATGACCAAGCTGCTACGTGCTGCCGCGCTCTGCCTGCTGCCGCTGCTCTCCGCCTGTTCTTCCTGTAGCAGGAGCAAGACGGAGCCTGGAACCTCGGGCGACAGTGGCACGACCCATCTGCAGACGGCGGTGAATCGGGAAACGAAGAAGCAGCTCACGGCGTTCAAGGACCAGGCTGATCTGGACGGTTTCATCCGAGATTTGCGCGAGGCGCGTCAGCGTGACCAGATGCCGCGAGGGAAGGGAGGCATGGAACCGGCGCCGGCGGCGGCTGCGCCCATGGAGGAATCAGCGGCAGACAAAGCGGAGTCGAGTGAGGGCGAGTCCGTCACCAATGTGCAGCACGCAGGCGTGGACGAGGGGGGAATCGTCAAGTTGCATCAGGGGCACCTGATCGTGCTCAGGCGTGGGCGCCTATTCACGATTCGCATCGACGACGGCGCCCTCACGCCTGTCAGTGAGATCAACGCGTTTGGTCCCGACACCTCTCCGCGCGGCGCCTGGTACGACGAGATGTTGGTCAGCGGCAGCACCATCGTGGTGGTGGGTTACAGCTACCAGCGCGGTGGAACCGAGCTGGGGATCTTCGACATGGCCGGCGACGGCAAACTCAGCTATCGGGCGACCTACCATCTGCGCTCCAACGACTACTATTCGTCGCGCAACTACGCGAGTCGACTGATTGGCAACAAGCTGATCTTCTACTCACCCCTGTACTTGCACCTCGACGAAAGGCGCGTGAACGACTCGTTTCCAGCCCTTCGGCGCTGGCGTGCGGGTGCGACGCCTGCGGACTTCAAGCGCATCGTGACCCCTCAGCGCATCTACCGGCCACTGATCGCGTCGTCCTTCCTGGCTCTGCACACGGTCACCACCTGCGATCTCGGCGCCCGTGAGCTGGACTGCACGGCCACCAGCGTGATGGGGCCAGCCGGGCGCGTGTTCTACGTTTCTCCCAGTGCCGTCTACGTGTGGATGACGCACTGGGAACGAGATGCACAGGGTCGTGCGCCGCGTTCTCTGGTCTATCGCATGCCGCTGGATGGCGCGGCGCCGTCGGCTCTGCACGTGAAGGGGACGCCCATCGACCAGATGTCGTTCTTGGAGGGTGAAGGTCATCTCAACGTGGTCGTGCGCGCCGATGGCGGTGGTGAAGCGATGTGGCGGTCCGAGGTCAAGTCCGGTGACATGGCGTTGCTTCGTGTGCCACTCACGTCTTTCGGGCCAGGCGAGGAAGAAGCTCCCTCGGAAAGCTACGCGACGCTGCCGCGTCCCCTGGGCTACGCCATGCAGAATCGCTTCGTGGGTGACTACGTGCTCTACGGCACGGGGACGACGTGGGGACGACCTCGGCCCGCGCAAGACAGCAACATCTATGCGTATCGCTACGCAGGCGGTGGTCCCACGGCAGCGCTGCCGTTGCCACACGGCGTCGACCGCATCGAAGCCCTTGGTCGCGATGCCGTCGCGGTGGGTTCGGATGGAAGCGATCTCTACTTCACGCCCGTGGTGCTGGGAGACACTCCCGCCCTGCGCCCGGCCTACAAGCGCACCGGCGCCAGTCAGGGCGAAACGCGCAGCCACGGCTTCTTCTACAAACCCCAGGGCGACGGTGAGGGGCTGCTGGGACTGCCCATCGTCGGCGGCAGCCGACCGGGTCACCGACAACTGCGGGAAGGGTCAGCCTCGATCTTGTTCCTGAAGAACGTGGGGCTGAGCTTCAGTGAGCTGGGCACCTTGGAGGCTCGCCCGGGTGTCGGTCAAAACGACGGCTGTCAGGCTTCCTGCGTGGACTGGTACGGCAACGCACGACCGTTGTTCTTCCAGAACCGTATCGTGGCGTTGCTCGGCTACGAGTTGGTCGAGGGCACCCTGGACGACGCCAAGTTGTTCGAGAAGCGGCGTACGAGCTTTGCCCCTGAGGGCAACGTGATTGCACGCTGA
- a CDS encoding winged helix-turn-helix transcriptional regulator yields MLGERWTLLILRNLLLGPRRYSDLMAELPGITTNLLARRLRDLEQDGLVEKRTLPRPAATTVYALSESGEALEPALMELAKWGGRYLDHPNPDDRFDIGWALLSMKRRYRGGLSLSMRLEVDERVFAIDCEPESVQVKEREPERPQLTLRGGLEAVVDLFFLQGNPSQLIQQGRIELVGTRESLRRLLAAFPPSKNPALFAGHANAR; encoded by the coding sequence GTGCTCGGCGAACGCTGGACCTTGCTCATCCTTCGCAACCTGCTGTTGGGCCCCCGTCGCTACTCCGACTTGATGGCGGAGCTGCCGGGGATCACGACTAATCTGCTCGCACGGCGCCTGCGGGACCTGGAGCAAGACGGGCTAGTCGAGAAGCGCACTCTGCCCCGCCCTGCCGCAACGACGGTCTACGCCCTGAGCGAGTCCGGCGAGGCGCTGGAGCCAGCCTTGATGGAACTGGCAAAGTGGGGAGGTCGCTACTTGGACCATCCCAACCCGGATGATCGCTTCGACATCGGGTGGGCTCTGCTCTCGATGAAGCGGCGCTATCGCGGCGGCCTGAGCCTGTCGATGCGTCTGGAGGTCGACGAGCGGGTCTTCGCCATCGATTGCGAACCCGAGAGCGTGCAAGTGAAAGAGCGTGAGCCCGAGCGGCCACAGCTGACACTTCGCGGCGGACTCGAGGCCGTGGTCGACTTGTTTTTTCTACAGGGCAACCCTTCCCAGCTAATCCAACAGGGCCGCATCGAACTCGTCGGTACACGCGAGAGCCTGCGCCGTTTGCTGGCAGCGTTCCCGCCCTCGAAGAACCCTGCGCTGTTCGCCGGGCACGCAAACGCCCGCTGA
- a CDS encoding DNA mismatch repair protein, with product MSHAAVIPDLLHPIASRRLDVERTRVELTLCFAGGTGGGLFEAALERASLAPSSWTPAGFASDLFLQRFVAGCFPIRIGNSPAQAVTGHVLQLLANPPSDTEVVDFRRQVLAELDTSRDLRRELEKVYQDLQRLRALLEDTATQNWDPSRRHLDILTALKDVLDRLATGFAPARSGLARLHEFGSSVCASEAYRALADLLSYDDRLATVSLNVRVGADGRIRGFEILSVEENRENPFASPAWRRWLAKLELFLRGYRFGDGEVMARLVDAVFSGLEDVAIALIQLFGDVELYLGALSFADYARGAGLEVSLPELVAPDAPRRLEGLFNPLLLMSGVKPVPCDLRTNKFATTVLVTGPNSGGKTRLLQAVGLSQLLAQGGLFIPARAGAVALAPGLVVSLIQETTADQAEGRLGMELVRIRALFEQLPPGAMVLLDELCSGTNPSEGEEIFELVVSTLQQLQPQAFITTHFLAFAGRLAREAKIPDLTFLQVELGEDRRATYQFVPGVANTSLAGDTAQRLGVTGDQLQSLIEENLARFGSRCR from the coding sequence ATGAGCCACGCGGCGGTCATCCCGGACCTGCTGCATCCGATCGCGTCGCGGCGCTTGGATGTGGAGCGAACGCGAGTGGAGCTCACGCTTTGCTTCGCCGGAGGCACCGGCGGTGGGCTTTTCGAGGCAGCTCTGGAGCGCGCCAGTCTGGCTCCGTCGAGCTGGACGCCGGCCGGGTTCGCCAGTGACTTGTTCCTGCAGCGCTTCGTGGCGGGTTGTTTCCCCATCCGTATCGGCAACAGCCCCGCTCAGGCGGTGACGGGGCACGTGCTGCAGTTGCTTGCCAATCCCCCAAGCGACACGGAGGTCGTCGACTTTCGACGCCAGGTGCTGGCCGAGCTCGACACGTCACGTGACCTGCGTCGCGAGTTGGAGAAGGTCTATCAGGATCTGCAGCGGCTGCGGGCACTGCTGGAAGATACCGCGACACAGAACTGGGATCCTTCGCGCCGGCACCTGGACATCCTCACGGCGCTGAAGGACGTCCTGGACCGCCTGGCGACGGGCTTCGCTCCGGCGCGCTCAGGGCTCGCTCGGTTGCACGAGTTCGGCAGTAGCGTGTGCGCCAGCGAAGCCTATCGCGCGCTCGCGGATCTGCTTTCCTACGACGATCGCTTGGCCACAGTGAGCCTGAACGTGCGCGTTGGCGCCGACGGTCGCATCCGCGGCTTCGAGATCCTGTCCGTGGAGGAGAATCGGGAAAACCCCTTTGCCAGTCCTGCTTGGCGCCGCTGGCTCGCAAAGCTCGAGCTGTTCTTGCGGGGCTACCGCTTCGGCGACGGCGAGGTGATGGCTCGCCTGGTCGACGCGGTGTTCTCGGGGTTGGAGGACGTGGCGATCGCGTTGATCCAGCTGTTCGGGGACGTGGAGCTGTACCTCGGGGCGCTTTCTTTTGCGGACTACGCACGGGGCGCTGGCCTCGAGGTGAGCTTGCCTGAATTGGTCGCGCCCGACGCGCCGCGCAGGCTGGAGGGCTTGTTCAATCCGCTGCTGCTGATGAGCGGAGTCAAGCCGGTGCCTTGCGACCTACGCACGAACAAGTTCGCAACCACCGTTTTGGTCACGGGTCCGAACTCCGGAGGCAAGACGCGCTTGCTTCAGGCTGTCGGTCTTTCCCAGCTGCTGGCCCAGGGCGGCCTGTTCATCCCAGCTCGGGCGGGAGCGGTCGCGCTGGCGCCAGGTCTGGTGGTGTCATTGATTCAGGAGACCACCGCCGACCAAGCCGAAGGACGGTTGGGCATGGAGCTCGTGCGCATCCGCGCTCTGTTCGAACAACTTCCCCCGGGTGCCATGGTCCTGCTCGACGAGTTGTGCTCGGGAACGAACCCGTCGGAGGGAGAGGAGATCTTCGAGCTGGTCGTGTCGACGCTCCAGCAGCTTCAGCCTCAAGCCTTCATCACCACGCATTTTCTGGCGTTTGCGGGACGACTGGCCCGTGAGGCGAAGATCCCCGACTTGACGTTCCTGCAGGTGGAGCTCGGCGAAGATCGTCGCGCGACCTACCAGTTCGTGCCGGGTGTGGCCAACACGTCCCTGGCTGGTGACACGGCGCAACGCTTGGGCGTCACCGGCGACCAACTGCAGTCCCTGATCGAGGAGAACTTGGCGCGCTTCGGCTCGCGCTGCCGTTGA